Proteins encoded by one window of Conger conger chromosome 1, fConCon1.1, whole genome shotgun sequence:
- the smg5 gene encoding nonsense-mediated mRNA decay factor SMG5 — translation MSGPGQDSEPEAKVLHIKRLYRAVVESVHKLDVIISNKSSYREVFKPENISLRNKLRELCVKLMFLHPVDYGRKAEELLWRKVYYEVIQVIKTNKKHIHSRSALECAYRTHLIAGVGFYQHLLLYIQSHYQLELQDCIDWTHVTDPLIGRKKPVSATAKEMEWAQMACHRCLVYLGDLARYQNELAGVEAEQLAERFYHQALSVTPHVGMPFNQLGTLAGSKFYNVEATYYYLRCIQSEAPFEGAYGNLKRLFDKAAKMYHQVKKQEIKKLSPSRQRSKDIKRLLVSFMYLQSLLQPKNSVLETELTSLCQSVLEDFNLVLFYLATPTHSSTSAGEEEEEQDTGCPFLPDTLVFKMVVTCLMVVHSLKRGGSKQYSASIAFTLALFSHLVNHVTIRLQAELEDGESQVPPLHTDNPDDPEMRETAGPAALEDEGLLNGTGGEEEEEEEEEGEGGLKLEEQKQKKKYSRLSMLRRRRCVRKEDESDLSEGFQSDEDEEEEDRGQAHSPGTAGPPVSGPVLAKEAKRERLPVEAGWGSGSEEEEGGTAFDVETDSDMNSQESRSDLEDMEDSESPPQDPQQQQQQQQQQPPRDERSTPPATNGPLLPSDPSITSNLQAMSSQLFQAKRCFRLAPTFSNMLLRPQKACSPTPDSAPSKEASVPPGDTPRTVSPSTANGTNDNEGESDSEGSEHSNQSCHSEKTLSERLEILTNQGLIQVVKVFVDWLRTNTDIIVMCAQSSQSLWNRLSVLLNLLPDGNKMLEAELGLNPEVTELLQACERPGLGQTLLLPEDLALRHLPALSLAHRKLDFTRQRAPLSSLQECVVRLCCIRSFGHFLTNLQGNVLHFNPEAGIFTSISQSEQDNLVQQAKAQFRMAEEEARRNRLMRDMAQLRLQLEVSQLEGSLQQPKAQSSMSPYLVPDTAALCQHLGILRQLAGSGCFIIIIPRTVIDGLDVLKKENAGARDGIRFLESEFRKGNRYIRCQREPGRSFERDKLKRLDIEAWHLYKMVDSCRQLTVSQSNGDEDTAGMVTILTGHSTEDLSARSPSMKSAVQAVAAAGMELKNILEFYRQWKEIG, via the exons ATGAGTGGACCAGGGCAGGACAGCGAACCGGAGGCGAAGGTACTTCACATCAAGCGGCTGTACAG GGCTGTAGTGGAGTCTGTTCACAAGCTGGATGTCATCATCAGCAACAAGTCATCATACAGGGAGGTGTTCAAGCCAGAGAATATCAGCCTGCGTAACAA GCTGCGAGAGCTCTGTGTGAAGCTGATGTTCCTTCACCCGGTGGACTATGGCCGCAAAGCTGAGGAACTTCTGTGGAGGAAGGTGTATTATGAGGTCATCCAAGTCATCAAGACCAACAAGAAG CACATTCACAGTCGCAGTGCTCTGGAGTGTGCCTACAGAACGCACCTGATTGCTGGTGTGGGATTCTACCAGCATCTGCTGCTCTACATCCAGTCCCACTATCAGCTGGAGCTGCAGGACTGCATTGATTGGACGCACGTCACTGACCCCCTCATAG GTCGTAAGAAGCCGGTGTCGGCCACTGCCAAAGAGATGGAATGGGCCCAGATGGCTTGCCATCGCTGCTTGGTGTACCTGGGCGACCTTG CACGGTACCAGAATGAGCTGGCGGGTGTGGAGGCGGAGCAACTGGCCGAACGCTTCTACCACCAGGCCCTGTCAGTAACCCCCCACGTGG GAATGCCTTTTAACCAGCTGGGCACTCTAGCGGGGAGCAAGTTCTACAACGTTGAAGCCACCTACTACTACCTGCGCTG tATACAGTCAGAGGCGCCTTTTGAGGGGGCCTATGGGAACCTGAAGCGCTTGTTTGACAAAGCAGCCAAGATGTACCACCAAGTGAAGAAGCAGGAGATTAAGAAACTTTCTCCCTCGCGGCAAAG GTCTAAAGACATCAAGCGACTTTTGGTGAGCTTCATGTACCTGCAGAGTCTGTTACAGCCCAAGAACAG CGTGCTGGAAACGGAGCTGACGTCGTTGTGCCAGTCGGTGCTGGAGGACTTTAACCTGGTGCTCTTTTACCTGGCCACGCCCACGCACAGCAGCACCTCAGccggtgaggaagaggaggagcaggacacCGGCTGCCCCTTCCTGCCCGACACCCTGGTCTTCAAGATGGTGGTCACCTGTCTCATGGTGGTCCACAGCCTCAAGAGGGGAG GTTCGAAGCAGTACAGCGCGTCTATTGCCTTTACACTGGCCCTGTTTTCCCACCTGGTCAACCACGTCACCATCCGGCTGCAGGCTGAGCTGGAGGACGGAGAAAGCCAGGTGCCACCTCTTCACACGGACAACCCAG ATGACCCTGAGATGAGAGAGACCGCAGGGCCTGCGGCCTTGGAAGATGAGGGCCTTCTGAACGGcacggggggagaggaggaggaggaagaggaggaggaaggggagggcgGGCTGAAGCTGGAGgagcagaagcagaagaagaagtaCTCGCGCCTCTCCATGCTGCGCCGGCGGCGCTGCGTCCGTAAGGAGGACGAGAGCGACCTGAGCGAGGGCTTCCAGAGCgacgaggacgaggaggaggaggacaggggcCAGGCCCACAGCCCGGGCACCGCCGGGCCCCCTGTCAGCGGCCCCGTACTGGCCAAGGAGGCCAAGCGCGAGCGGCTGCCCGTGGAAGCGGGCTGGGGGAGCGGgtccgaggaggaggaggggggcacgGCCTTCGACGTGGAGACCGACTCCGACATGAACAGCCAGGAGTCCCGCTCTGACCTGGAGGACATGGAGGATTCGGAGAGCCCGCCCCAAGacccccagcagcagcagcagcagcagcagcagcagcccccCAGGGACGAGCGGTCCACGCCCCCCGCCACCAACGGCCCCCTCCTGCCCAGCGACCCCAGCATCACCAGTAACCTGCAGGCCATGTCTTCCCAGCTCTTCCAGGCCAAGCGCTGCTTCCGCCTGGCTCCCACCTTCAGCAACATGCTGCTCCGCCCCCAGAAGGCCTGCAGCCCCACGCCGGACTCGGCCCCCTCGAAGGAGGCCTCCGTACCGCCAGGGGACACGCCCCGCACTGTTAGCCCTAGCACAGCCAATGGAACAAATGACAACG AGGGTGAGTCGGACTCTGAGGGCAGCGAGCACAGTAACCAGTCATGCCACAGTGAGAAGACCCTCTCGGAGAGACTGGAGATTCTCACCAATCAGGGCCTCATCCAGGTTGTCAAAGTCTTCGTGGATTGGCTGAGAACAAATACTGACATCATTGTCATGTGTGCACAG AGTTCTCAGAGCCTGTGGAACAGACTGTCCGTGCTACTCAACCTTCTGCCTGACGGCAACAAGATGCTGGAAGCAG AGCTGGGCCTGAACCCGGAGGTGACGGAGCTCCTGCAGGCGTGTGAGCGGCCCGGCCTCGGCCAGACCCTGCTGCTGCCTGAGGACCTGGCTCTGCGCCACCTGCCCGCCCTCAGCCTGGCACACCGCAAGCTGGACTTCACCCGCCAGAGAGCCCCCCTCAGCTCGCTGCAGGAG TGTGTGGTGCGTCTGTGCTGTATTCGCAGTTTTGGCCACTTCCTGACCAATCTCCAGGGCAACGTGCTGCACTTCAACCCAGAGGCGGGCATCTTCACCAGCATCAGCCAATCGGAGCAGGACAACCTGGTGCAGCAAGCCAAGGCCCAGTTCCGCATG GCTGAAGAGGAGGCCCGTCGCAACCGGCTGATGAGAGACATGGCCCAGCTCCGCCTACAG TTGGAAGTGTCCCAGCTGGAGGGCAGCTTGCAGCAACCCAAGGCCCAGTCCTCCATGTCTCCCTACCTGGTTCCTGACACAGCCGCCCTCTGTCAACACCTGGGCATCCTGCGTCAGCTGGCAGGGAGCGGCtgcttcatcatcatcatcccccGCACAG TGATCGATGGTCTGGACGTGCTGAAGAAGGAGAACGCGGGAGCGCGGGACGGAATCCGCTTCCTGGAATCGGAGTTCCGCAAGGGCAACAG ATACATCCGCTGTCAGAGGGAGCCTGGGCGGAGTTTCGAGAGGGACAAGTTGAAGAGGCTGGACATAGAGGCGTG GCACCTGTACAAGATGGTGGACAGCTGCCGCCAGCTGACCGTCTCTCAGAGCAACGGCGACGAGGACACGGCAGGCATGGTCACCATCCTCACAGGGCACTCCACAGAGGACCTGTCCGCTCGATCCCCGTCCATGAag TCGGCAGTCCAAGCTGTGGCCGCAGCTGGCATGGAGCTGAAGAACATTCTGGAGTTCTACCGGCAGTGGAAGGAGATTGGCTGA